The Bacteroides acidifaciens genome includes a region encoding these proteins:
- a CDS encoding B3/4 domain-containing protein — protein MFEIKVSQEIKDACPVFAGAAVYAAVKNTAYCEGLWQEINAFTEQLTSTTQMEDIKRQPVIAATREAYKRCGKDPGRYRPSAEALRRRLMRGIPLYQIDTLVDLINLVSLRTGHSIGGFDADKIQGTHLELGIGKAEEPFEGIGRGVLNIEGLPVYRDSFGGIGTPTSDHERTKMDVGTTHILAIVNGYNGKEGLKEAAEMIQSLLRDYAESDGGELLFFE, from the coding sequence ATGTTTGAAATAAAAGTATCTCAGGAAATAAAGGATGCGTGTCCGGTTTTTGCTGGGGCAGCCGTATATGCCGCAGTGAAGAACACTGCTTATTGCGAAGGTCTTTGGCAGGAAATCAATGCATTCACCGAACAGCTGACTTCCACTACGCAAATGGAAGACATTAAACGTCAACCGGTAATTGCAGCCACCCGCGAAGCGTACAAGCGTTGCGGAAAAGACCCCGGACGTTACCGTCCGTCGGCAGAAGCTTTGCGTCGTCGCCTGATGCGCGGGATTCCTTTATATCAGATTGATACGTTGGTAGACCTAATCAATCTTGTTTCTCTCCGCACGGGACACTCTATCGGTGGTTTCGATGCCGATAAGATACAAGGCACGCATCTCGAACTCGGCATCGGAAAGGCGGAAGAACCGTTCGAAGGAATCGGACGCGGAGTGTTGAATATCGAAGGGCTGCCCGTATATCGTGATTCTTTTGGCGGAATCGGAACACCTACAAGCGACCATGAGCGTACAAAGATGGACGTGGGTACCACTCATATCCTTGCTATTGTCAACGGTTACAATGGAAAAGAAGGTTTGAAAGAAGCTGCTGAAATGATTCAGTCTTTATTAAGGGACTATGCGGAATCGGACGGCGGTGAACTTTTATTCTTCGAATAA
- the pgeF gene encoding peptidoglycan editing factor PgeF, producing MITLTKHNELKGYKSLDVYPEVAHFVTTRHEGVSTGAYASFNCSPYTNDSCMNVYRNQSWLFQIMNHQIKELFIPEQMHGCASLIINESFFEDSLEIRRSLLRGVDALITNVPGYCVCVTTADCVPVLLYDKKQHVVAAVHAGWKGTVKHIVTNVMDQMNQGFGTQGEDVVACIGPSISLESFEVGNEVYEAFKESGFDMSAISIKKKETGKYHIDLWEANRIELLDAGVPAEQIEVAGICTYIHHDEFFSARRLGIDSGRILSGIMIRK from the coding sequence ATGATTACACTTACGAAACATAATGAGTTGAAGGGATATAAATCGTTGGATGTATATCCCGAAGTAGCTCATTTCGTTACTACTCGTCACGAAGGTGTCAGTACGGGAGCTTATGCCTCATTCAACTGCTCGCCTTATACCAATGACTCATGCATGAATGTCTATCGCAACCAAAGCTGGTTGTTTCAAATCATGAATCATCAGATTAAGGAACTATTTATTCCGGAGCAGATGCATGGTTGCGCTAGTCTGATAATCAATGAATCTTTTTTTGAAGACTCGTTGGAAATAAGACGGAGCCTTCTGCGGGGAGTAGACGCATTGATTACCAATGTGCCGGGATATTGTGTCTGCGTCACGACTGCGGATTGTGTGCCTGTGTTGCTGTACGACAAAAAACAACATGTAGTGGCTGCCGTCCATGCAGGATGGAAAGGAACGGTGAAGCATATCGTTACCAATGTTATGGACCAGATGAACCAGGGTTTCGGAACTCAAGGTGAAGATGTGGTAGCCTGTATCGGTCCGAGCATCTCGCTTGAATCCTTTGAAGTGGGTAATGAGGTTTATGAAGCTTTTAAGGAAAGCGGCTTTGACATGTCCGCCATCTCTATTAAAAAGAAGGAAACGGGTAAATATCATATAGATCTGTGGGAGGCCAACCGGATTGAACTGCTTGATGCGGGAGTGCCTGCGGAACAGATTGAAGTAGCCGGTATCTGCACCTATATTCATCATGATGAATTCTTTTCGGCACGCAGGCTGGGTATTGATTCCGGCCGTATCTTGTCGGGAATAATGATAAGAAAGTAA
- the obgE gene encoding GTPase ObgE encodes MAESNFVDYVKIYCRSGKGGRGSTHMRREKYCPNGGPDGGDGGRGGHIILRGNRNYWTLLHLKYDRHAMAGHGESGSKGRSFGKDGADKIIEVPCGTVVYNAETGEYLCDVTEDGQEVILLKGGRGGQGNWHFKTATRQAPRFAQPGEPMQEMTVIMELKLLADVGLVGFPNAGKSTLLSSISAAKPKIADYPFTTLEPNLGIVSYHGGKSFVMADIPGIIEGASQGKGLGLRFLRHIERNSLLLFMVPADSDDIRKEYDILLNELRTFNPEMLDKQRVLAITKSDMLDQELMDEIEPTLPEGIPHVFISSVSGLGISVLKDILWEELNKESNKIEAIVHRPKDVTRLQQELKDMGEDEDIDYEYDEDVDDEDDDFDYEYEEEDWEDK; translated from the coding sequence GTGGCTGAATCGAATTTTGTTGATTACGTAAAGATATACTGTCGCTCGGGTAAGGGCGGAAGAGGCTCTACGCACATGAGGCGCGAGAAATATTGTCCTAACGGAGGTCCCGATGGGGGCGATGGCGGAAGAGGAGGTCATATCATCCTGCGCGGTAACCGTAATTATTGGACATTGCTTCATCTGAAGTATGACCGTCATGCAATGGCTGGTCATGGCGAATCGGGAAGCAAGGGGCGTAGCTTCGGAAAAGACGGCGCGGATAAAATAATAGAAGTGCCCTGCGGAACGGTGGTTTACAATGCCGAAACCGGAGAGTATCTTTGTGACGTGACCGAAGACGGACAGGAAGTGATTCTGCTCAAAGGCGGTCGCGGTGGTCAGGGCAACTGGCATTTCAAGACGGCAACCCGTCAGGCTCCGCGTTTCGCGCAGCCGGGAGAACCGATGCAGGAAATGACCGTTATCATGGAGTTGAAGCTGCTTGCCGATGTCGGTTTGGTAGGTTTCCCCAATGCGGGAAAGTCTACATTGCTTTCTTCCATTTCGGCGGCAAAGCCCAAAATTGCCGATTATCCGTTTACTACGCTCGAACCGAATCTGGGTATCGTTTCCTATCACGGTGGAAAATCTTTCGTAATGGCGGATATTCCGGGAATTATCGAGGGAGCCAGTCAGGGCAAAGGCTTGGGACTGCGTTTTCTGCGTCATATCGAACGTAACTCATTACTGCTGTTTATGGTTCCGGCAGACAGCGACGATATTCGTAAGGAATACGATATCCTGCTGAACGAACTGCGTACCTTCAATCCTGAAATGCTGGACAAACAACGTGTGCTGGCTATCACCAAGAGCGATATGCTCGACCAGGAATTGATGGACGAGATTGAACCTACACTGCCCGAAGGCATACCACACGTATTCATATCTTCTGTTTCCGGTTTGGGAATCTCCGTATTGAAGGACATTCTTTGGGAAGAACTGAACAAGGAAAGCAACAAGATAGAAGCAATCGTTCACCGTCCGAAGGACGTGACCCGTCTGCAACAGGAACTCAAGGACATGGGCGAAGATGAAGACATCGACTATGAATATGACGAAGATGTTGACGATGAGGACGATGACTTCGATTATGAATACGAAGAAGAAGATTGGGAAGATAAATGA
- a CDS encoding adenylate kinase, with product MLNIVIFGAPGSGKGTQSERIVEKYGINHISTGDVLRAEIKNGTELGKTAKGYIDQGQLIPDELMIDILASVFDSFKDSKGVIFDGFPRTIAQAEALKKMLAERGQDVSVMVDLDVPEEELMVRLIKRGKDSGRADDNEETIKKRLHVYHSQTAPLIDWYKNEKKYQHINGLGTMEGIFAEICEAVDKI from the coding sequence ATGTTGAACATTGTAATTTTCGGTGCTCCGGGTTCTGGAAAAGGAACACAGAGCGAACGTATTGTAGAAAAGTATGGAATCAACCACATCTCTACGGGAGATGTATTGCGTGCTGAAATCAAGAACGGCACAGAGTTGGGTAAAACAGCTAAAGGCTACATTGACCAAGGACAATTGATTCCTGACGAATTGATGATTGATATTCTGGCAAGCGTATTCGATAGCTTCAAAGATAGCAAAGGTGTGATTTTCGACGGTTTCCCGAGAACAATTGCACAGGCGGAAGCATTAAAGAAAATGTTGGCTGAAAGAGGACAGGATGTTTCGGTTATGGTAGACCTCGATGTTCCCGAAGAAGAACTGATGGTACGTCTTATCAAACGTGGCAAAGACTCCGGTCGTGCGGACGACAACGAAGAGACTATCAAAAAGCGTCTGCATGTATATCATTCACAGACTGCACCGCTGATTGACTGGTACAAGAACGAGAAAAAGTACCAACATATCAACGGTCTGGGTACTATGGAAGGTATCTTTGCAGAAATCTGCGAAGCAGTAGACAAGATTTGA
- the hpt gene encoding hypoxanthine phosphoribosyltransferase, whose protein sequence is MDTIQIKDKLFTVSIKEQDIQKEVIRVANEINRDLAGKNPLFLSVLNGSFMFTADLLKHITIPCEISFVKLASYQGVTSTGVIKEVIGLNEDITGRTVVIVEDIVDTGLTMQRLLDTLGTRNPESIHIASLLVKPEKLKVDLNIEYVAMEIPNDFIVGYGLDYDGFGRNYPDIYTVVD, encoded by the coding sequence ATGGATACCATTCAGATAAAAGACAAGCTATTTACCGTTTCTATTAAGGAACAAGATATTCAGAAAGAAGTGATTCGCGTAGCGAACGAAATTAACCGCGACTTGGCAGGTAAGAATCCGCTTTTCCTTAGTGTGTTGAACGGTTCGTTCATGTTTACTGCTGATTTATTGAAGCATATCACAATCCCTTGCGAAATCTCATTCGTGAAACTGGCTTCTTATCAGGGGGTGACTTCCACTGGAGTGATAAAAGAGGTTATCGGTCTGAATGAGGACATCACCGGACGTACGGTGGTCATTGTAGAGGATATTGTGGATACGGGACTGACGATGCAACGCCTGTTGGATACATTGGGCACGCGCAATCCCGAATCAATTCATATCGCTTCCCTGCTGGTGAAACCAGAAAAGCTGAAAGTAGACCTCAACATCGAATACGTGGCGATGGAAATTCCGAATGACTTCATCGTAGGTTACGGACTCGACTATGACGGCTTCGGGCGTAATTATCCCGACATTTATACAGTGGTAGATTAA
- a CDS encoding NAD(P)H-hydrate dehydratase, with the protein MKIFPSSSIKKLDAYTIENEPIASIDLMERAATVLTKAITDRWGTETPVTVFAGPGNNGGDALAVARMMAEKGYKTEVYLFNTKGNLSPDCQTNKELVEMMEEVSFHEISTQFVPPVLTPDHLVIDGLFGSGLNKPLSGGFAAVVKYINSSPAMVVAIDIPSGLMGEENTFNVKSNIIRADVTFSLQLPKLAFLFAENTEFVGEWELLDIQLSEEGIEETETNYEMLEIEEIRSLIKPRKQFAHKGNFGHALLIAGSKGMAGASVLAARACLRSGVGLLTVHAPICNNDILQTSAPEAMVETDASENYFAVPTDTDDYQAVGIGPGLGRNEETEAALIEQLEHCQTPVVLDADALNILANHRHTLTHLPKGSVLTPHPKELERLTGKCQDSYERLMKACELAHAAHVHIILKGAYSAIITPEGKCFFNPTGNPGMATGGSGDVLTGVILALLAQGYPTEEAAKIGTYIHGLAGDIAQKKQGMIGLIASDIVTCLPTAWRLVSE; encoded by the coding sequence ATGAAAATATTTCCAAGCAGCAGTATCAAGAAATTGGACGCTTATACCATTGAGAACGAACCGATTGCGTCAATAGACCTGATGGAACGTGCAGCAACAGTACTAACCAAAGCCATTACAGACAGATGGGGTACGGAAACACCCGTCACTGTTTTTGCAGGGCCGGGGAATAACGGTGGAGACGCCCTTGCCGTAGCCCGCATGATGGCTGAAAAAGGATATAAGACAGAAGTATATCTCTTTAATACGAAAGGAAATCTTTCGCCCGACTGCCAAACGAACAAAGAACTGGTGGAAATGATGGAAGAAGTATCATTCCACGAAATCAGCACGCAGTTTGTCCCACCGGTTCTGACACCGGACCATCTAGTGATTGACGGATTATTCGGCTCAGGACTGAACAAACCGTTGAGCGGCGGATTTGCAGCCGTAGTGAAATACATCAATTCCTCTCCCGCCATGGTAGTAGCTATCGACATCCCTTCGGGACTGATGGGAGAAGAGAATACATTCAACGTCAAAAGCAATATTATCCGTGCGGACGTTACTTTCAGCCTACAACTACCGAAACTTGCTTTCCTCTTTGCAGAAAACACCGAGTTCGTAGGAGAATGGGAATTGCTGGATATCCAGTTGAGCGAAGAGGGAATCGAAGAGACGGAGACAAACTATGAAATGCTGGAGATTGAAGAAATCCGCTCGCTTATCAAGCCCCGCAAGCAATTTGCCCATAAAGGAAATTTCGGTCATGCACTGCTGATAGCCGGTTCGAAAGGGATGGCAGGTGCATCCGTATTGGCTGCCCGTGCTTGTCTGCGCTCCGGTGTAGGACTGCTCACCGTGCACGCTCCGATATGCAACAACGACATCCTGCAAACTTCCGCACCCGAAGCAATGGTAGAAACTGATGCCAGCGAAAACTATTTCGCCGTTCCTACCGACACTGACGATTACCAGGCAGTCGGCATCGGTCCGGGACTGGGACGGAACGAGGAAACGGAAGCTGCCCTTATCGAGCAACTCGAACATTGCCAAACTCCCGTTGTACTGGATGCTGACGCGCTGAACATCCTCGCCAACCACCGTCACACACTCACACATCTACCGAAAGGCTCTGTCCTCACTCCTCACCCAAAGGAATTGGAACGGCTGACTGGCAAATGCCAAGACTCTTACGAACGCCTGATGAAAGCCTGTGAACTGGCGCATGCCGCCCACGTCCATATTATCCTGAAAGGTGCGTACTCCGCCATCATCACTCCCGAAGGCAAATGTTTCTTCAACCCGACAGGCAATCCGGGAATGGCAACCGGTGGCAGCGGTGATGTGCTGACCGGAGTTATCCTGGCACTGCTGGCACAAGGCTACCCCACCGAGGAAGCTGCTAAAATAGGAACTTATATCCACGGATTAGCAGGAGATATAGCCCAAAAGAAACAAGGCATGATTGGATTGATAGCAAGTGATATTGTCACCTGCCTACCCACAGCCTGGCGACTTGTAAGCGAATAA
- a CDS encoding DUF4831 family protein gives MKKLIIAAGLLMATSAYAQTEVLTGVTRGKDYGVVYSLPKTQIELEIKTNKVNYTPGEFSKYADRYLRLNNVSAEPETYWELTSVKVKSVGVPNSEATYFVKLKDKTVAPLMELTESGIVKSINVPYRQSGSTKKTTPATPALQKNANPRDFLTEEILMASSTAKMAELVAKEIYNIRESKNALLRGQADNMPSDGAQLKIMLDNLNLQEEAMTKMFSGIQDKEEKTFTVRLTPDKEFNNEVAFRFSKKLGVVANNDLAGTPFYISLKDLKTVKMPQEDGKKKKDLDGIAYNVPGQALVTLTDGKRKLYEGELPVTQFGIIEYLAPVLFNKNSTIKVYFDPNTGGLIKVDREEGN, from the coding sequence ATGAAAAAGTTGATTATAGCAGCGGGACTACTTATGGCAACTTCCGCTTACGCACAAACCGAAGTACTGACAGGTGTCACCCGTGGAAAGGACTATGGAGTGGTATACAGCCTTCCAAAAACCCAGATAGAACTTGAAATTAAAACCAACAAGGTCAACTATACTCCAGGGGAGTTCAGCAAATATGCCGACCGCTATCTGCGATTGAACAATGTATCCGCCGAGCCCGAAACATACTGGGAACTGACCAGCGTAAAAGTGAAATCGGTAGGAGTGCCGAACAGTGAGGCTACTTATTTCGTAAAACTGAAAGATAAAACAGTAGCCCCCCTGATGGAACTAACAGAGAGCGGGATAGTGAAATCTATCAACGTACCTTACCGCCAAAGCGGCTCCACGAAGAAGACTACCCCGGCCACTCCTGCTCTCCAGAAGAACGCAAATCCCCGCGACTTCCTGACCGAAGAAATTCTAATGGCAAGTTCTACCGCTAAGATGGCAGAACTGGTAGCCAAAGAAATCTACAATATCCGCGAAAGCAAGAATGCCTTATTACGCGGACAAGCAGACAATATGCCCTCGGATGGCGCGCAGCTTAAAATCATGCTCGACAACCTCAATCTACAGGAAGAGGCCATGACCAAAATGTTCTCCGGCATACAGGACAAGGAAGAAAAGACATTTACTGTCCGGCTTACGCCTGACAAGGAATTCAATAATGAAGTTGCTTTCCGTTTCTCTAAGAAACTGGGAGTGGTTGCCAACAATGACCTGGCAGGAACTCCATTCTATATCAGCCTGAAAGACTTAAAAACAGTCAAGATGCCACAAGAGGATGGAAAGAAGAAAAAGGACTTGGATGGGATTGCTTACAACGTCCCCGGACAAGCATTGGTTACACTAACCGACGGCAAGAGAAAGCTATACGAAGGCGAACTTCCTGTCACTCAATTCGGTATAATAGAATATCTGGCTCCGGTATTGTTCAACAAAAACTCTACTATCAAAGTATATTTTGACCCGAATACAGGCGGATTAATCAAAGTAGACAGAGAAGAAGGCAACTAA
- a CDS encoding PqqD family protein, translating into MAAKEKINLLEVIPCRSEHITAEREGETIVLSFPRFKYSWMQRFLVPKGMSKEHHVHLEEHGTAVWELIDGKRTVREIIEELADHFQNETGYESRISAYLYQMQKDGFVKLMTPIV; encoded by the coding sequence ATGGCTGCCAAAGAGAAAATAAACCTGTTAGAGGTTATTCCCTGCCGCAGTGAACATATTACAGCAGAACGGGAAGGGGAGACTATTGTGCTCTCCTTTCCTCGTTTTAAGTATTCGTGGATGCAACGCTTCCTTGTGCCGAAAGGAATGTCGAAAGAGCATCATGTGCATTTGGAAGAACACGGTACGGCTGTATGGGAACTGATAGACGGGAAACGAACGGTTCGTGAGATTATAGAAGAACTCGCAGACCATTTTCAGAATGAAACGGGCTACGAGTCGCGTATATCTGCTTATCTTTATCAGATGCAGAAAGATGGATTTGTAAAGCTGATGACGCCGATTGTATAA
- a CDS encoding MFS transporter, which yields MTEQFKQKLNDSAILRWSVLALVAFTMLCGYFLTDVMSPLKPMLEKELLWDSLDYGFFTSAYGWFNVFLLMLIFGGIILDKMGVRFTGMGACMLMVFGCGLKYYAISTTFPEGAMLFGFKTQVTLAALGYAIFGVGVEIAGITVSKIIVKWFKGKEMALAMGLEMATARIGTTLAMVMTVPLADFFGYADESGAFHTNIPAPILFCLIMLCVGTIAFFIYTFYDKKLDASLDAEGLEPEEPFRMKDIVYIITNKGFWLIALLCVLFYSAVFPFIKYAADLMVQKYNVDPTLAGTIPGLLPIGAIILTPLFGSLYDRIGKGATLMIIGSVMLIFVHTMFALPILNIWWFATIIMIILGFAFSLVPSAMWPSVPKIIPEKQLGTAYALIFWVQNWGLMGVPLLIGWVLNSYCKGPVVDGAQTYDYTLPMSIFALFGVLALIVALLLKAENKKKGYGLEEANIKK from the coding sequence ATGACAGAACAATTTAAACAGAAATTGAATGACTCCGCAATATTACGCTGGAGTGTTCTAGCATTGGTCGCGTTTACTATGCTATGCGGCTATTTCCTCACCGACGTAATGTCTCCGCTAAAACCCATGCTTGAGAAAGAATTATTATGGGACAGTCTTGATTATGGTTTTTTCACAAGTGCTTACGGATGGTTTAATGTATTCCTGTTGATGCTGATTTTCGGTGGTATCATTCTGGATAAGATGGGTGTCCGTTTCACCGGAATGGGAGCATGTATGTTGATGGTATTCGGTTGCGGATTGAAATACTATGCGATTTCTACCACCTTCCCGGAAGGCGCCATGCTTTTCGGATTCAAGACGCAGGTCACTTTGGCTGCGTTGGGATATGCAATTTTCGGTGTTGGCGTGGAGATTGCAGGTATCACTGTTTCCAAGATTATTGTGAAGTGGTTCAAGGGCAAGGAAATGGCGTTGGCTATGGGGCTTGAAATGGCTACGGCACGTATTGGGACAACCTTGGCGATGGTGATGACAGTGCCTTTGGCAGACTTCTTCGGATATGCGGACGAGAGCGGTGCGTTCCACACCAATATTCCTGCTCCGATTCTGTTTTGCCTGATTATGTTGTGTGTAGGTACAATTGCCTTCTTCATTTATACTTTCTATGATAAGAAATTGGATGCGTCTTTGGATGCGGAGGGTTTGGAACCGGAAGAACCGTTCCGCATGAAAGATATTGTATATATCATCACAAACAAAGGATTCTGGTTGATTGCCTTGTTGTGTGTATTATTCTATTCGGCAGTTTTCCCGTTTATCAAGTATGCTGCCGATTTGATGGTGCAGAAATATAACGTTGACCCGACACTGGCAGGAACCATCCCCGGATTGTTGCCGATTGGCGCCATTATATTGACGCCGTTGTTCGGTTCGTTATATGACCGTATCGGTAAGGGGGCTACGCTGATGATAATTGGTTCCGTCATGTTGATTTTCGTACATACGATGTTTGCTTTGCCTATTTTGAACATATGGTGGTTTGCCACTATCATTATGATTATCTTAGGTTTTGCTTTCTCACTGGTGCCTTCGGCTATGTGGCCTTCTGTTCCGAAGATTATTCCGGAAAAACAGTTGGGTACGGCATATGCCTTGATTTTTTGGGTACAGAACTGGGGACTGATGGGTGTACCTTTGTTGATTGGATGGGTATTGAACTCTTATTGCAAAGGTCCGGTGGTAGACGGTGCGCAGACTTATGACTATACGTTGCCGATGAGTATTTTTGCTCTCTTTGGCGTGTTGGCGCTGATTGTTGCTTTATTGCTGAAGGCAGAGAACAAGAAGAAAGGCTACGGCTTGGAAGAAGCAAATATTAAGAAGTAA